A portion of the Myxococcales bacterium genome contains these proteins:
- the ade gene encoding adenine deaminase has translation MHNPPNRSRRVAAAMGKEPSDVLLTNARALDVFTLTWRECDVAIADGAVVGIGPRGDVPLAATRTVDLGGRAVVPGFIDAHVHVESSLLVPENFARVVVPKGTTTAICDPHEVANVVGVRGIETFLDAAERMRDSLDLRVMISSCVPATHMETNGAGVLSAAALSPLRARRHALGLAEVMNVPGVIHGDPEVLAKLDAFEGTPIDGHCPLLRGRELSAYAAAGIRSCHESSELEEAREKLTNGISVWIREGSVAKDLHALSPLLTLETSIAMGFCTDDRNPLDIATEGHLDYLIRGAIARGVRAEVAYRAASLSVARHYGLRHLGAVAPGFDADLVVLDDVASCAVHQVFRRGVPASELAFPSLADKTGEGTMRAVVPAESDLIGPAGRVHVIGVRGGRILTDHHVMNHDAPGVARLTVLERHGHGVPPANGYAFGFGETFDGAIASSVGHDSHNLIVCGKTPRDMRVALAALVEAGGGFVVVKGGAVSALLPLPAFGLMSRQDPREIERALLELRAASKAAGCVLAEPFLQLAFLSLPVIPSLKLTDRGLVDVEKFAIISVAA, from the coding sequence ATGCACAACCCGCCCAACCGCTCACGCCGCGTCGCCGCCGCCATGGGGAAAGAGCCCTCGGACGTCCTCCTCACGAACGCTCGCGCGCTCGACGTGTTCACCCTCACGTGGCGTGAATGCGACGTGGCCATCGCCGACGGCGCCGTCGTCGGCATCGGTCCGCGTGGCGACGTGCCCCTCGCGGCCACGCGCACCGTCGATCTTGGCGGTCGCGCCGTGGTGCCCGGCTTCATCGACGCCCACGTGCACGTCGAGAGCTCGCTCTTGGTGCCGGAGAACTTTGCGCGCGTCGTCGTCCCGAAGGGGACGACGACCGCGATCTGCGATCCCCACGAGGTCGCCAACGTCGTCGGCGTGCGGGGCATCGAGACGTTCCTCGATGCCGCCGAGCGCATGCGCGACTCGCTCGATCTTCGCGTCATGATCAGCTCGTGCGTCCCGGCGACGCACATGGAGACAAATGGCGCCGGCGTCCTCTCGGCCGCTGCCCTCTCGCCGCTTCGTGCGCGCCGCCACGCGCTCGGCCTCGCGGAGGTGATGAACGTCCCCGGCGTCATTCACGGCGACCCCGAGGTCTTGGCCAAGCTCGACGCCTTCGAGGGCACGCCCATCGACGGCCACTGTCCGCTGCTCCGCGGACGCGAGCTGTCGGCGTACGCCGCCGCCGGCATCCGAAGCTGCCACGAGAGCTCGGAGCTCGAAGAGGCGCGCGAGAAGCTGACCAACGGGATCTCCGTTTGGATTCGTGAGGGCAGCGTCGCCAAAGATCTTCACGCGCTCTCGCCGCTCCTCACGCTCGAGACGTCGATCGCCATGGGCTTCTGCACCGACGACCGCAACCCGCTCGACATCGCGACCGAGGGGCACCTCGACTACCTGATCCGCGGCGCCATCGCCCGCGGCGTTCGCGCCGAGGTCGCCTACCGCGCAGCTTCGCTCAGCGTCGCGCGTCACTACGGCCTGCGTCATCTGGGCGCCGTCGCGCCGGGCTTCGACGCCGACCTCGTGGTCTTGGACGACGTGGCGAGCTGCGCCGTTCATCAAGTGTTTCGTCGCGGGGTGCCGGCGAGCGAGCTCGCTTTCCCCTCGCTCGCCGACAAGACAGGGGAGGGGACCATGCGCGCCGTGGTCCCCGCGGAGAGTGATCTCATTGGCCCCGCGGGGCGCGTGCACGTCATCGGCGTTCGCGGCGGTCGCATCCTCACCGATCACCACGTGATGAACCACGACGCGCCGGGCGTCGCGCGCCTCACGGTCCTCGAGCGCCACGGCCACGGCGTCCCGCCGGCCAACGGCTACGCCTTCGGCTTCGGCGAGACCTTCGACGGCGCCATCGCGTCGAGCGTCGGCCACGACAGCCACAACCTCATCGTCTGCGGCAAGACTCCTCGCGACATGCGCGTGGCGCTCGCCGCGCTCGTGGAGGCCGGCGGCGGGTTCGTCGTCGTCAAAGGCGGTGCCGTGTCGGCTCTCCTCCCGCTCCCGGCCTTTGGTCTCATGTCGCGGCAAGACCCTCGCGAGATCGAGCGCGCGCTCCTCGAATTGCGCGCCGCCAGCAAGGCCGCCGGTTGCGTCCTCGCCGAGCCGTTCCTCCAACTCGCCTTCCTGAGCCTCCCCGTCATCCCTTCTCTCAAGCTCACCGACCGGGGCCTCGTCGACGTGGAGAAGTTCGCGATCATCTCCGTCGCCGCCTAG
- a CDS encoding alpha/beta hydrolase, whose amino-acid sequence MQLRSLDVGVRLRYADYGGEGPPIVLLHGLGGLHLNWMRLAPALTRHGRVLVPDLPGFGGTAPLPAGTTMAGLGATLERFLEALAPGPVTLGGNSLGGTLSLLFAAQHPAKVASLLLFAPAVPHAYFEPFDVRAFFTMGAAMLPHFGPESVRGRAIRVGPERLVREMMAFMTHERRRIPHDVLVAHIEEARARIDKPWVGTAFSDALRSLSWVLVNRLSFGEKVRAIRAPALVFAGDKDRLVRGRSIRQMCLLNRAFQFHHWGDVGHVPQLEVPERVIPLVEPFLAELRRAAA is encoded by the coding sequence GTGCAGCTTCGCAGTCTCGACGTGGGTGTTCGTCTTCGCTACGCAGACTACGGCGGCGAGGGGCCACCCATCGTCCTTCTGCACGGACTCGGTGGGTTGCACCTCAACTGGATGCGCCTCGCGCCAGCGCTGACGCGCCATGGGCGGGTCCTCGTGCCCGACTTGCCCGGTTTCGGTGGCACAGCGCCCTTACCCGCCGGCACCACGATGGCGGGGCTCGGCGCCACGCTCGAGCGGTTCCTCGAGGCCCTCGCACCGGGCCCCGTTACCCTCGGCGGCAACTCCCTCGGCGGAACGCTCTCGCTGCTCTTCGCGGCCCAGCACCCCGCCAAAGTCGCGAGCCTCCTCTTGTTCGCGCCAGCGGTGCCGCACGCGTACTTCGAACCCTTCGACGTCCGTGCGTTCTTCACCATGGGCGCCGCGATGCTGCCGCACTTCGGTCCCGAGAGCGTTCGCGGCCGTGCCATCCGCGTGGGACCCGAGCGTCTCGTCCGCGAGATGATGGCCTTCATGACCCACGAGCGGCGCCGGATCCCGCACGACGTGCTCGTCGCGCACATCGAGGAGGCTCGCGCGCGAATCGACAAGCCCTGGGTCGGCACCGCCTTCTCCGACGCGCTGCGCTCGCTCTCGTGGGTCCTCGTCAACCGCCTCAGCTTCGGCGAGAAGGTTCGTGCGATTCGCGCGCCGGCGCTGGTCTTCGCGGGCGACAAGGACCGGCTCGTCCGGGGGCGGTCCATCCGGCAGATGTGCCTCCTGAATCGAGCCTTCCAGTTCCATCATTGGGGCGACGTGGGGCACGTCCCGCAGCTCGAGGTGCCCGAGCGGGTCATCCCGCTGGTAGAGCCGTTTCTCGCCGAACTGCGGCGCGCTGCCGCCTAG
- a CDS encoding POT family MFS transporter has translation MKALPPQIKFIIGNEAAERFSFYGMRNILTVFLVDYLLSRATAQSEREAQAKSIFHLFVVGVYYFPLLGGALADRFLGKYRTILWLSIVYCAGHGCLALFESDKTGFFVGLFLIALGSGGIKPCVSAFVGDQFTSENKSLAKTVFAIFYWSINFGSFFASLLIPKTLERYGPKVAFGIPGVFMALATLIFWLGRGHYVHSPPQGRNPHSFLRVIRSALKHRSRRPTGEPLLDAALAEHPPDAVAGTRAVFRVLKIFAAIPFFWMLFDQKASAWVLQAKRMDLDVLGFRFAPSQLQFINPLLVMMLVPFTAAVVYPAAERFGYTLTPLRRMTIGMFFAAASFVMVAGLELWIAGGAKPTVLWQLAPYLALTMAEVLVSVTGLEFAYSQAPPSMKSTVMSFWNLTVAIGNLVVAVVAKLNVFSGAASFLFYAALISFAGIFLGFAAKKYVTVDYYRERAG, from the coding sequence ATGAAGGCGCTGCCGCCCCAAATCAAGTTCATCATCGGCAACGAGGCCGCGGAGCGTTTCAGCTTCTACGGCATGCGGAACATCCTCACGGTCTTCCTCGTGGACTACCTGCTCTCGCGGGCCACGGCGCAGAGCGAGCGGGAGGCGCAGGCGAAGTCGATCTTCCACCTCTTCGTCGTCGGCGTTTATTACTTCCCGCTCTTGGGCGGCGCCCTCGCCGATCGCTTCCTCGGCAAGTACCGGACGATCCTCTGGCTCTCGATCGTCTATTGCGCCGGCCACGGGTGCCTCGCGCTCTTCGAGAGCGACAAGACCGGCTTCTTCGTCGGACTGTTCCTCATTGCCCTCGGCTCCGGCGGCATCAAGCCGTGCGTGTCGGCCTTCGTCGGCGATCAGTTCACGAGCGAGAACAAGTCGCTCGCCAAGACGGTCTTCGCGATCTTCTATTGGTCCATCAATTTTGGCTCGTTCTTCGCGTCGCTCCTCATCCCCAAGACGCTCGAAAGGTACGGCCCCAAGGTCGCCTTCGGCATCCCTGGCGTCTTCATGGCGCTGGCGACGCTGATCTTCTGGCTCGGCCGCGGTCACTACGTCCACTCGCCGCCGCAAGGCCGAAACCCGCACTCGTTCTTGCGCGTCATTCGCTCGGCGCTGAAACACCGCTCCCGGCGGCCGACGGGCGAGCCGCTGCTCGACGCGGCGCTCGCCGAGCATCCTCCCGACGCAGTAGCGGGCACGCGCGCGGTCTTTCGCGTGCTCAAGATCTTCGCCGCCATTCCCTTCTTCTGGATGCTCTTCGACCAGAAGGCCTCCGCGTGGGTCCTACAGGCCAAACGGATGGACCTCGACGTCTTGGGCTTTCGCTTCGCGCCGTCGCAGCTTCAGTTCATCAATCCGCTCCTGGTCATGATGCTCGTTCCGTTCACGGCGGCGGTTGTGTACCCCGCCGCCGAGCGCTTCGGCTACACGCTGACGCCGCTTCGCCGCATGACCATCGGCATGTTCTTCGCGGCGGCCTCGTTCGTCATGGTCGCGGGCCTCGAGCTTTGGATTGCCGGGGGCGCGAAGCCCACAGTGCTCTGGCAGCTCGCGCCCTACCTCGCCCTGACCATGGCGGAGGTTCTCGTGTCGGTGACAGGGCTCGAGTTCGCGTATTCCCAAGCGCCGCCGTCGATGAAGAGCACGGTCATGAGCTTCTGGAACCTCACGGTGGCCATCGGCAACCTGGTCGTTGCCGTCGTGGCCAAGCTCAACGTCTTCAGCGGCGCGGCGTCGTTCCTCTTCTACGCAGCGCTCATTTCTTTCGCTGGCATCTTCCTCGGGTTCGCCGCCAAAAAATACGTCACCGTCGACTACTATCGCGAGCGAGCCGGCTGA
- a CDS encoding ATP-grasp domain-containing protein encodes MRVVVLFDIHRQLEPDETFSMKELRKEEAKATEADVITALRALGHEVEQLPVYDDVGLMFERLTKFAPDVVFNLCETFFLDRAHEPNVPALLDLMKLRYTGASPEALLLCKDKALAKKVLAFHRIRVAGFVVSTRSRPLKKLRRFRFPAFVKPLGEESSDGISKASYARNEVEALARARFIHDSLERDALIEEYIEGRELTVGVLGNPRVLALPPREIFFGVDDGVDHDGRPRFTTSKAKWNDAYRKKWGIKNGAAAALPAGVPEKLAKTARMAYRVLKIRGLARLDVRLTANGDVVVIEVNPNPSLAKTDDFAMSAAEAGLSYEALIQRILDNAMR; translated from the coding sequence ATGCGAGTCGTCGTCCTCTTCGACATTCACCGGCAGCTCGAGCCCGACGAGACCTTCTCGATGAAGGAGCTTCGCAAGGAGGAGGCGAAGGCCACCGAGGCCGACGTCATCACGGCGCTCCGCGCCTTGGGCCACGAGGTGGAGCAGCTCCCGGTCTACGACGACGTGGGTCTCATGTTCGAGCGGTTGACGAAATTCGCGCCCGACGTCGTCTTCAACCTCTGCGAAACGTTCTTCCTGGACCGCGCCCACGAGCCGAACGTGCCGGCGCTCCTCGACCTCATGAAGCTCCGCTACACGGGGGCGAGCCCCGAGGCGCTCCTCTTGTGCAAGGACAAGGCGCTCGCCAAGAAGGTCCTGGCGTTTCATCGGATTCGCGTGGCCGGCTTCGTCGTCTCGACGCGTTCGCGACCGCTAAAGAAGCTCCGTCGCTTTCGCTTTCCGGCCTTCGTGAAGCCGCTCGGCGAAGAGTCGAGTGACGGCATCAGCAAGGCGTCTTACGCGCGCAACGAGGTCGAGGCGCTGGCGCGCGCGCGGTTCATTCACGACAGCCTCGAACGCGACGCGCTCATCGAGGAGTACATCGAGGGGCGAGAGCTCACGGTCGGCGTCCTCGGAAACCCGCGCGTCCTCGCCCTACCACCACGCGAGATCTTCTTCGGCGTCGACGACGGCGTTGACCACGACGGGAGGCCGCGCTTTACGACGAGCAAGGCCAAGTGGAACGACGCCTACCGAAAGAAGTGGGGCATCAAGAACGGCGCCGCGGCGGCGCTCCCCGCGGGCGTTCCCGAGAAGCTCGCGAAGACGGCGCGCATGGCGTATCGAGTCTTGAAGATCCGAGGCCTCGCGCGCCTCGACGTCCGCCTCACGGCCAACGGCGACGTGGTCGTCATCGAAGTGAACCCGAACCCGTCGCTGGCGAAGACCGACGACTTCGCGATGTCGGCGGCGGAAGCGGGACTGAGTTACGAGGCGCTCATCCAGCGCATCTTGGACAACGCGATGCGGTAG
- a CDS encoding SagB/ThcOx family dehydrogenase: MVEPSQSRVQVALAYHERSKHRPGAYARAREFVDWDTQPSPFRVYDGAPNVLLSEVPVAETARLAAERGGIIGPAYDELFLPGAIPPEKLDEESLARFLYDSLALAAWRKDGKSRWSVRVNPSNGNLHPTEAYFVIPPISGVGPRPAVYHYSPLLHALEVRRDLSPDDWEELAIPLPTDTLLVGLTSIVWREAWRFGERAFRFCQHDAGHAAAAIALSAASLGWGTRRVAGLTDDDLAVLVGVHSQRGPEAEQPVLLLAVSPSFAVQANEPLYPASSVGLSSLTPAFVERARKATWRGTPNVLSAAHHDWPILDVVAHATRRSAVETTIPPPPPSSATLLDNDKTKTFDDELPLALTRTIRGRGKLTFKLARMSRPAYELLRVANDELALSWRKASADIRPALARVAIRGRRSATQMNPRTRVSKETFFRMLARTLPTGGHPVFDALGRAPALHLLLFVHRVRDLAPGTYLLARDASRLAQLRTSFDRPFLWKSVESPQKLPLFLLERGDTRALARSSSCHQAVASDATFVASMLGRFESLLREEGAPTYRSLHWEAGAIGQVLYLEAEAAGLRGTGLGCFLDDFVHEAVGLTGREQQVLYHFAVGGSRDEVRGETIDPYEHRRDMIER, encoded by the coding sequence GTGGTTGAGCCTTCCCAGTCGCGCGTTCAAGTCGCCCTCGCGTACCACGAGCGGTCGAAACATCGACCGGGCGCCTACGCTCGCGCGCGCGAGTTCGTCGACTGGGACACGCAGCCGAGCCCCTTCCGCGTCTACGACGGGGCGCCGAACGTGCTCCTCAGCGAGGTCCCCGTCGCCGAGACGGCGCGCCTGGCGGCGGAGCGCGGCGGCATCATCGGCCCCGCCTACGACGAGCTCTTCCTTCCCGGCGCGATCCCGCCGGAGAAGCTCGACGAGGAGAGCCTCGCGCGCTTCCTCTACGACAGCCTCGCGCTGGCGGCCTGGCGCAAGGACGGCAAGAGCCGCTGGTCCGTTCGAGTGAACCCGTCCAACGGGAACCTCCACCCGACGGAAGCCTATTTCGTCATCCCGCCCATCTCCGGCGTTGGGCCCCGGCCCGCCGTTTATCACTACAGCCCGCTTCTTCACGCCCTCGAGGTGCGTCGCGATCTTTCGCCCGACGACTGGGAGGAGCTCGCGATTCCTTTGCCGACCGACACGCTGCTCGTGGGGCTTACGTCGATCGTGTGGCGCGAGGCGTGGCGCTTTGGCGAACGCGCGTTTCGCTTCTGCCAACACGACGCCGGTCACGCGGCCGCCGCCATCGCGCTCTCGGCGGCGTCGCTCGGCTGGGGAACGCGTCGCGTAGCGGGCCTCACCGACGACGATCTCGCCGTTCTCGTCGGCGTTCATTCTCAGCGTGGGCCCGAGGCCGAGCAACCGGTGCTGCTCTTGGCGGTGTCGCCGAGCTTTGCCGTTCAAGCGAACGAGCCGCTCTATCCGGCGTCATCCGTCGGGCTCTCGTCGCTCACGCCAGCGTTCGTCGAGCGCGCACGAAAGGCGACGTGGCGCGGAACGCCGAACGTGCTCAGCGCAGCCCATCACGATTGGCCGATCCTCGACGTGGTGGCCCACGCGACGCGCCGCTCCGCCGTTGAAACGACCATCCCGCCGCCGCCGCCTTCGTCGGCCACGCTCCTCGACAACGACAAGACGAAGACCTTCGACGACGAGCTGCCGCTGGCGCTGACGCGGACCATCCGAGGGCGTGGAAAGCTCACCTTCAAGCTCGCGCGTATGTCGCGGCCCGCCTACGAGCTGCTCCGCGTTGCCAACGATGAGCTCGCGCTCTCGTGGCGCAAGGCGTCGGCCGACATTCGCCCGGCGCTGGCTCGCGTGGCCATTCGTGGTCGAAGGAGCGCGACGCAAATGAACCCGCGAACGCGCGTCTCCAAGGAGACCTTCTTCCGCATGCTCGCGCGGACGTTGCCCACGGGCGGGCACCCGGTCTTTGACGCGTTGGGGCGTGCGCCGGCCCTCCACCTCCTGCTCTTCGTGCATCGCGTTCGCGACCTAGCGCCGGGGACGTACCTGCTCGCGCGCGACGCGTCGCGCCTCGCGCAGCTGCGAACGTCCTTCGACCGCCCCTTTCTCTGGAAGAGCGTCGAGTCGCCGCAGAAGCTGCCGCTCTTTCTCCTGGAGCGCGGCGATACGCGCGCCCTTGCGCGCTCATCGTCGTGCCATCAGGCGGTCGCTTCCGACGCCACGTTCGTGGCGTCCATGCTGGGGCGCTTCGAGTCGCTCCTTCGCGAAGAGGGTGCGCCGACCTACCGCTCGCTCCACTGGGAGGCGGGCGCCATTGGGCAGGTGCTCTACCTCGAGGCGGAGGCTGCTGGCCTGCGCGGGACCGGACTCGGCTGCTTCCTCGATGACTTCGTGCACGAAGCCGTCGGCCTTACGGGCCGTGAGCAGCAGGTGCTCTACCACTTCGCCGTGGGTGGGAGTCGCGACGAGGTGCGCGGCGAGACCATCGACCCCTACGAGCACCGGCGCGACATGATCGAGCGGTAG
- a CDS encoding putative zinc-binding metallopeptidase, producing the protein MSQPWESLSDEELLAVRLCDLNVRIEGSELEPRVDKLLAALASRGLSMKPAFYLADEWLSPTGVPAIAIPFYLAHPRLKQLEMRQMMEVEGGTPEWCDKLMFHECGHAIDHAYRFSTRPAWRATFGDPRVDYHPETYRPRPHSKAFVRHLPNWYAQAHPDEDFAETFATWLALPPEEWRKQYAGWRALEKLEYIDSLMRYAAKTPPKVKGGRLISRVSRLKKTLARHYAAKRKVWQADYPDFYDADLRKIFGEITPGDEPAARFMRRYRRSIVSSTVTWTGESKYTVDGLAAKLIARTATLNLGTRADEGALLLEIGAYLATLVTNYLHTGKFKRSV; encoded by the coding sequence GTGAGCCAGCCCTGGGAATCGCTCTCCGACGAAGAGCTCCTCGCCGTTCGGCTCTGCGACCTCAACGTTCGCATCGAAGGCAGCGAGCTCGAGCCTCGCGTCGACAAGCTGCTGGCGGCGCTCGCGTCCCGCGGGCTCTCCATGAAGCCGGCCTTCTACCTCGCCGATGAGTGGCTCTCGCCGACCGGCGTGCCGGCCATCGCGATTCCGTTTTACCTCGCCCATCCGCGGCTCAAGCAGCTCGAGATGCGCCAGATGATGGAGGTCGAAGGCGGCACGCCCGAGTGGTGCGACAAGCTCATGTTCCACGAGTGCGGTCACGCCATCGATCACGCGTACCGTTTCTCGACGCGGCCCGCCTGGCGCGCGACCTTCGGCGATCCGCGCGTGGACTACCACCCGGAGACGTACCGGCCGCGGCCCCACAGCAAGGCCTTCGTTCGCCATCTGCCCAATTGGTATGCGCAAGCTCACCCCGACGAGGACTTCGCCGAGACCTTCGCCACCTGGCTCGCGCTCCCTCCGGAGGAGTGGCGCAAGCAATACGCCGGCTGGCGCGCCCTCGAGAAGCTCGAGTACATCGACTCGCTGATGCGCTACGCCGCGAAGACGCCGCCCAAGGTCAAAGGTGGGCGCCTCATCTCACGGGTGTCGCGTTTGAAGAAGACCCTCGCTCGCCATTACGCGGCGAAGCGAAAGGTCTGGCAGGCCGACTACCCGGACTTCTACGACGCCGACCTTCGGAAGATCTTCGGCGAGATCACTCCAGGCGACGAGCCGGCGGCTCGGTTCATGCGTCGCTACCGAAGGTCCATCGTCTCGTCGACGGTCACGTGGACCGGCGAATCCAAGTACACCGTCGACGGCCTGGCCGCGAAGCTCATCGCACGAACCGCGACGCTCAACCTTGGCACCCGCGCCGACGAAGGCGCGCTCCTTCTTGAGATCGGCGCGTACCTCGCCACGCTTGTCACCAACTACCTTCACACGGGCAAGTTTAAGCGGAGCGTCTAG
- the ftsH gene encoding ATP-dependent zinc metalloprotease FtsH: protein MPDNKGILRQLRSPLVFVVVLAGLWALQSRVLREEPRARIVPYSELLALAQGGKVAEAEFRSERILATLKSEAPGGKTELVTVERLPNIEDPTLLAALRASGTRLTGKAESQSNFWPILLSALPLLLLPLLFLGGGILGRGRRGGPLTFGKSNAKLYDLGPENRITFSDVAGIDEAKAELVEVVSFLKEPAKYRKVGARIPKGVLLVGPPGTGKTLLAKAVAGESGVPFFAMSGSEFVEMFVGVGASRVRDMFLQAKGRAPCIIFIDELDAVGKTRAGAAGFASNEEREQTLNQLLVEMDGFDSGAGLVIMAATNRPEILDKALLRAGRFDRQVIVGRPDVRGREAILRVHVKQIVMGPDVDLPVMAQRTPGMVGADLANVVNEAALASVRRDGEQVTMRDFEEAVDRIQLGLKREGRVMTREEKRRVAIHETGHAVAALSVEHSDPVHRVTIIPRSIGALGATLQLPTEERYLMTEHELHDRICVLLAGRAGEDVVFGEVSTGAEDDLERATELARLMVTRFGMSSALGPVSSGRAAGRGSGGFFDMEGGREISAETARTVDLEIKSLIDTEYARAKALLSAKRHTIDRVSAALLEKETLDRAELAALVGPS from the coding sequence GTGCCCGACAACAAAGGCATCCTGCGCCAGCTCCGCTCTCCGCTCGTCTTCGTGGTCGTGCTCGCCGGTCTGTGGGCGCTGCAGAGCCGCGTCCTCCGAGAAGAGCCACGGGCCCGCATCGTGCCGTACAGCGAGCTATTGGCGCTGGCCCAAGGCGGAAAGGTCGCCGAAGCGGAGTTCCGAAGCGAGCGCATCCTCGCCACGCTGAAGAGCGAGGCGCCGGGCGGAAAAACCGAACTTGTGACCGTCGAGCGTCTGCCAAACATCGAAGATCCGACGCTCCTCGCTGCGCTCCGCGCGAGCGGCACGAGACTCACGGGCAAGGCCGAGAGTCAGAGCAACTTCTGGCCCATCCTCTTGTCCGCGCTGCCGCTCTTGCTCCTTCCGCTCTTGTTCCTCGGCGGTGGCATCCTGGGTCGAGGCCGGCGGGGCGGTCCGCTCACTTTCGGCAAGAGCAACGCAAAGCTCTACGACTTGGGCCCCGAGAACCGCATCACCTTCTCCGATGTTGCCGGCATCGACGAGGCGAAGGCCGAACTCGTCGAGGTCGTAAGCTTTCTCAAAGAGCCGGCCAAGTACCGCAAGGTCGGGGCGCGAATTCCAAAAGGCGTCTTGCTGGTAGGACCGCCGGGCACAGGCAAGACACTGCTTGCCAAGGCCGTGGCTGGCGAGTCAGGCGTGCCGTTCTTCGCCATGAGTGGCTCCGAGTTCGTGGAGATGTTTGTCGGCGTTGGCGCCTCACGCGTACGCGACATGTTTCTTCAGGCGAAGGGCCGCGCCCCTTGCATCATCTTCATCGACGAGCTCGATGCCGTCGGAAAGACGCGAGCGGGCGCTGCCGGATTTGCGTCAAACGAAGAGCGTGAGCAGACGTTGAATCAGCTCCTCGTCGAGATGGATGGCTTCGACTCCGGCGCTGGGCTCGTCATCATGGCGGCGACCAACCGTCCCGAGATTCTGGACAAGGCGTTGCTGCGTGCGGGTCGCTTCGATCGACAGGTGATTGTGGGTAGGCCCGACGTGCGCGGACGAGAGGCGATCTTGAGGGTGCACGTGAAGCAGATCGTGATGGGCCCCGATGTTGATCTCCCCGTCATGGCGCAGCGAACGCCTGGCATGGTGGGAGCCGATCTCGCCAACGTCGTCAATGAAGCGGCGCTCGCCTCCGTGCGGCGCGACGGCGAACAGGTCACCATGCGGGACTTCGAGGAGGCCGTGGACCGAATCCAGCTCGGCCTCAAACGTGAAGGTCGCGTGATGACGCGCGAGGAGAAGCGGCGCGTCGCCATTCACGAGACGGGACACGCGGTCGCGGCGCTGTCCGTCGAACACTCCGATCCGGTGCACCGCGTCACCATCATTCCTCGCTCCATCGGCGCTCTCGGTGCCACGCTGCAGCTCCCCACTGAGGAGCGCTACCTCATGACGGAGCACGAGCTGCACGACCGCATCTGTGTGTTGCTGGCAGGCCGCGCGGGAGAAGATGTGGTCTTCGGCGAAGTGTCGACGGGGGCGGAAGACGACCTCGAACGCGCGACAGAGCTCGCGAGACTCATGGTGACGCGGTTCGGGATGAGCAGTGCCCTGGGCCCCGTCAGCTCGGGCCGCGCGGCGGGCCGCGGCAGCGGCGGGTTCTTCGACATGGAAGGGGGACGAGAGATCAGCGCCGAGACGGCACGCACCGTTGACCTCGAGATCAAATCGCTGATCGACACCGAGTACGCGCGCGCGAAGGCACTGCTCTCTGCCAAGCGACACACGATCGACCGCGTCTCGGCGGCCTTGCTCGAAAAGGAGACGCTCGATCGCGCCGAGCTGGCCGCCCTCGTGGGCCCTTCGTAG
- the pheS gene encoding phenylalanine--tRNA ligase subunit alpha: MTDQPENSGESILGELRRSLAAGVTREELLNLRVLHLGKKSPLRQELRQLGALPADQRAARATRLNQLQAEVEAAIAKAEEELANAELMSPAEWLDGTLPGTVPPRGSRHPLTEVVEKCLEVTREFGFELAEGPEIEEAYFNFDALNIDEHHPARDMQDTFWLPGGRVLRTHTTTVQARVLKGHPPLPVRIASPGRAYRNEAVDATHLAMFHQFEGLWVDRGLVFPHLMGLLSEIARRVYGGAAKFRFKPKYYPYTEPSLGMDLACTACDGAGCAACHDAGWLTVLGAGMVHPEVLREFNYDPSEVGGIAFGLGISRIASQASGVEHIKRLYEQDLRVFAAVRRGGL; encoded by the coding sequence ATGACCGACCAGCCAGAAAACAGCGGCGAATCGATCCTCGGAGAGCTGCGCCGCTCGCTCGCCGCCGGCGTGACACGCGAGGAGCTCCTTAACCTGCGCGTCTTGCACCTCGGCAAGAAGAGCCCCTTGCGGCAGGAGCTCCGTCAACTGGGCGCGCTGCCCGCGGACCAGCGCGCGGCGCGCGCGACGCGGCTCAATCAGCTGCAAGCGGAGGTGGAGGCGGCCATCGCGAAGGCCGAAGAGGAGCTCGCCAACGCGGAGCTCATGAGCCCCGCCGAGTGGCTGGATGGCACGCTGCCGGGAACGGTGCCGCCGCGCGGCTCGCGGCATCCGCTCACCGAGGTCGTCGAGAAGTGCCTCGAGGTCACGCGCGAGTTTGGCTTCGAGCTGGCAGAAGGGCCCGAGATCGAGGAGGCGTACTTCAACTTCGATGCGCTCAACATCGACGAGCACCACCCGGCTCGCGACATGCAGGACACCTTCTGGCTCCCCGGTGGGCGCGTGCTCCGAACCCACACGACGACGGTCCAGGCGCGCGTCCTCAAGGGACATCCGCCGCTTCCCGTGCGCATCGCGTCGCCGGGCCGCGCCTATCGCAACGAGGCCGTCGACGCGACGCACCTCGCGATGTTTCACCAGTTCGAAGGCCTCTGGGTCGACCGCGGCCTCGTGTTTCCCCACCTGATGGGCCTGCTCTCCGAGATCGCTCGGCGCGTCTACGGCGGTGCTGCCAAGTTTCGCTTCAAGCCCAAGTATTACCCCTATACCGAGCCCTCGCTCGGCATGGACCTCGCGTGCACGGCCTGCGACGGCGCCGGTTGTGCCGCGTGCCACGACGCTGGCTGGCTCACCGTCTTGGGGGCCGGCATGGTGCACCCGGAGGTGCTCCGCGAGTTCAACTACGATCCGTCAGAGGTCGGCGGCATCGCCTTTGGCCTCGGCATCAGCCGCATCGCCTCCCAAGCGAGCGGTGTCGAGCACATCAAGCGACTCTACGAGCAAGACCTGCGCGTCTTCGCCGCCGTGCGCCGAGGTGGCCTATGA